In Kitasatospora sp. NA04385, a single genomic region encodes these proteins:
- a CDS encoding isoprenyl transferase, which yields MVARRLFGSKRTYEAPAPHPSGAKPPKIPGELVPNHVAVVMDGNGRWAKERGLPRTEGHRVGEGVVLDVLRGCLEVGVKNLSLYAFSTENWKRSPDEVKFLMNFNRDVIRRRRDEMDAMGIRIRWAGRMPRMWKSVVQELQVAQEQTKGNDAMTLYFCLNYGGRAEIADAALAIARDVAAGKLNPEKVNEKLFAKYLYYPDMPDVDLFLRPSGEQRTSNFLAWQSAYAELVFQDVLWPDFDRRDLWRACEQYARRDRRFGGALPNDVAAELPPQR from the coding sequence ATGGTCGCGCGACGGCTGTTCGGCAGCAAGCGGACGTACGAGGCTCCGGCCCCGCACCCGAGCGGCGCCAAGCCGCCGAAGATCCCGGGCGAGCTGGTCCCCAACCACGTCGCGGTGGTCATGGACGGCAACGGACGCTGGGCCAAGGAGCGCGGCCTGCCCCGCACCGAGGGCCACCGGGTCGGCGAGGGCGTCGTCCTCGACGTGCTGCGCGGCTGCCTGGAGGTCGGGGTCAAGAACCTCTCGCTGTACGCCTTCTCCACCGAGAACTGGAAGCGCTCCCCGGACGAGGTGAAGTTCCTGATGAACTTCAACCGGGACGTGATCCGCCGCCGCCGCGACGAGATGGACGCCATGGGCATCCGGATCCGCTGGGCCGGCCGGATGCCGCGGATGTGGAAGAGCGTGGTCCAGGAGCTCCAGGTCGCCCAGGAGCAGACCAAGGGCAACGACGCGATGACGCTGTACTTCTGCCTCAACTACGGCGGCCGGGCCGAGATCGCCGACGCCGCGCTGGCCATCGCCCGCGACGTCGCCGCCGGGAAGCTCAACCCGGAGAAGGTCAACGAGAAGCTGTTCGCCAAGTACCTGTACTACCCGGACATGCCGGACGTCGACCTGTTCCTGCGCCCCAGCGGCGAGCAGCGCACCTCCAACTTCCTCGCCTGGCAGTCCGCCTACGCCGAGCTGGTCTTCCAGGACGTGCTCTGGCCGGACTTCGACCGTCGCGACCTGTGGCGCGCCTGCGAGCAGTACGCCCGCCGCGACCGCCGTTTCGGCGGGGCGCTGCCCAACGACGTCGCCGCCGAGCTCCCGCCCCAGCGCTGA
- a CDS encoding metal ABC transporter permease, with the protein MIEMFQPDFMQRAFLAAVLVGVTAPSIGIYLVQRRQALMGDGIGHVALTGVGLGFLFQANPMWTAVLVCVLGAVVMELVRSRGNQRGDIALAMLFYGGMAGGKLLVSMSSQSGAGSLESYLWGSILFVSPGDLAVIGLLAAVVLAVTVGLRRQLFAVCQDEEFARVTGLPVRVLNLLIAVMAAVTVTVAMRVVGLLLVSALMVVPVAAAQQLTRSFAATQATAIGVGVVTALLGVGTSYQADLPSGPTIVFLAILTFALFSAVAAPLARRRHRASAEHGPVVCDVALPDGAAGSSPGGSGTTGGPAAVLGGTEPVRAPAGTTTDAPLPGESLSSRGLAQ; encoded by the coding sequence ATGATCGAGATGTTCCAACCCGACTTCATGCAGCGGGCGTTCCTCGCCGCCGTCCTGGTCGGCGTCACCGCGCCCTCGATCGGCATCTACCTGGTGCAGCGCCGACAGGCGCTGATGGGCGACGGCATCGGGCACGTCGCGCTGACCGGTGTCGGCCTCGGCTTCCTGTTCCAGGCCAACCCGATGTGGACGGCGGTGCTGGTCTGCGTGCTGGGCGCCGTCGTGATGGAGCTCGTCCGGTCCCGCGGCAACCAGCGCGGCGACATCGCGCTGGCGATGCTCTTCTACGGCGGCATGGCCGGCGGCAAGCTGCTGGTCTCGATGAGCAGCCAGTCCGGCGCGGGCAGCCTGGAGAGCTACCTCTGGGGTTCCATCCTGTTCGTCTCCCCCGGCGACCTGGCGGTGATCGGCCTGCTCGCGGCGGTGGTCCTCGCGGTCACCGTGGGCCTGCGCCGACAGCTGTTCGCGGTCTGCCAGGACGAGGAGTTCGCCCGGGTAACGGGCCTGCCGGTGCGGGTGCTGAACCTGCTGATCGCGGTGATGGCCGCCGTCACCGTGACGGTCGCCATGCGGGTGGTCGGCCTGCTGCTGGTGAGCGCGCTGATGGTGGTCCCGGTGGCGGCCGCCCAGCAGCTGACCCGGTCCTTCGCGGCCACCCAGGCCACCGCGATCGGCGTGGGCGTGGTGACGGCGCTGCTCGGCGTCGGCACCTCTTACCAGGCCGACCTGCCGTCCGGCCCGACCATCGTGTTCCTGGCCATCCTCACCTTCGCCCTGTTCAGCGCGGTCGCCGCACCGCTGGCCCGACGGCGCCACCGGGCGTCCGCCGAGCACGGCCCGGTGGTGTGCGACGTGGCCCTGCCCGACGGCGCCGCCGGGAGTTCCCCGGGCGGGTCGGGAACCACCGGAGGCCCGGCGGCAGTCCTGGGGGGAACGGAGCCGGTCCGGGCACCGGCGGGGACGACGACCGATGCACCGCTGCCGGGGGAGTCGCTGTCAAGTCGGGGGCTGGCACAATGA
- a CDS encoding Fur family transcriptional regulator has translation MTTAGPSPRARSTRQRTAVSAVLDEIEDFRSAQELHDMLKHRGDSVGLTTVYRTLQSLAEAGEVDVLRTAEGEAVYRRCSSGHHHHLVCRHCGATVEVEGPAVERWANAVAAEHGFSDIAHTLEIFGTCGDCAAKQQTE, from the coding sequence GTGACCACCGCAGGCCCGTCGCCGCGCGCGCGATCGACTCGGCAGCGCACCGCCGTCTCGGCGGTCCTGGACGAGATTGAGGATTTCCGCAGCGCGCAGGAACTGCACGACATGCTCAAGCACCGGGGCGACTCGGTGGGTCTGACCACCGTCTACCGCACGCTGCAGTCGCTGGCCGAGGCCGGCGAGGTGGACGTGCTGCGCACCGCCGAGGGCGAGGCGGTCTACCGGCGGTGCAGCAGCGGGCACCACCACCACCTGGTGTGCCGGCACTGCGGGGCGACCGTCGAGGTCGAGGGCCCCGCGGTCGAACGCTGGGCCAACGCGGTCGCCGCCGAACACGGATTCAGCGACATCGCGCACACCCTGGAGATCTTCGGCACCTGCGGCGACTGCGCCGCCAAGCAGCAGACGGAGTAG
- a CDS encoding alpha/beta fold hydrolase: MELHTHEWGTGGRTALLVHGIQADHRTWRVIGPALAERGYRVVAVDLRGHGASPRGTGATPAERYGPELFAEDLVDTLPAGADLAIGHSMGALALHLAVERLKPARAVYSDPAFVYDRPGMGPEPFVDFKRFGTRDFITGLHPDRAAEDVDAELAALALWDTDTALGLWEHPELSLLPRAPVVPSLVQLADPSGLVPERDAAELRRRGFEVRTVPGAGHCIHRDDPAGFLASLDGWI, encoded by the coding sequence ATGGAACTGCACACCCACGAGTGGGGCACGGGCGGGCGCACCGCGCTGCTGGTCCACGGCATCCAGGCCGACCACCGCACCTGGCGGGTGATCGGCCCCGCGCTCGCCGAGCGCGGCTACCGGGTGGTCGCCGTCGACCTGCGCGGCCACGGCGCCTCCCCGCGCGGCACCGGCGCGACCCCGGCCGAGCGGTACGGGCCGGAGCTGTTCGCCGAGGACCTGGTCGACACCCTGCCCGCCGGTGCGGACCTGGCGATCGGCCACTCGATGGGCGCGCTGGCGCTCCACCTGGCCGTCGAGCGGCTGAAGCCCGCCCGGGCGGTCTACAGCGACCCCGCGTTCGTCTACGACCGCCCCGGGATGGGCCCCGAGCCGTTCGTCGACTTCAAGCGCTTCGGCACCAGGGACTTCATCACCGGCCTGCACCCCGACCGGGCCGCCGAGGACGTGGACGCCGAACTCGCCGCCCTCGCGCTCTGGGACACCGACACCGCGCTCGGCCTGTGGGAGCACCCGGAGCTCTCCCTGCTGCCGCGCGCCCCGGTCGTCCCCTCGCTGGTCCAGCTCGCCGACCCGAGCGGCCTGGTGCCGGAGCGGGACGCCGCCGAGCTGCGCCGCCGCGGCTTCGAGGTGCGCACCGTGCCCGGCGCCGGGCACTGCATCCACCGCGACGACCCGGCGGGCTTCCTGGCCTCGCTGGACGGCTGGATCTGA
- the leuA gene encoding 2-isopropylmalate synthase gives MTEQSSVARAFVDRPTPITAATVQQKPSGMPFQRYVPFGTVDLPDRTWPSKVITRAPRWLSTDLRDGNQALIDPMSPARKRKMFDLLVKMGYKEIEVGFPSSGATDFNFVRSLIDEGAIPEDVTISVLTQAREDLIERTVESLKGAPRATVHLYNATSPLFRRVVFRASRDEIKAIAVDGTRLVMEYAEKILGDETVFGYEYSPEIFIDTELDYALEVCEAVMDVWQPGEGREIILNLPTTVERSTPNVYADKIEWMSRNLSRREFVCLSTHPHNDRGTGVASAELAVMAGADRVEGCLFGQGERTGNLDLVNVGMNLFSQGVDPMIDFSDIDEIRRTAEYCNQMPVAERHPYAGDLVFTSFSGSHQDAIKKGFDALEADAAAAGVPVSEHTWGVPYLPIDPKDVGRSYEAVIRVNSQSGKGGIAYVLKNDHKLDLPRRMQIEFSRIIQAKTDAEGGEVTPADIWAVFQDEYLPTPANPWGRISLRGSRSLTTEDGRDVLSTEAVVDGALVTLTGTGNGPVSAFVSALASIGVDVRVLDYAEHALSEGGDAQAAAYVECAVGDKVLWGVGVDSNTVLASLKALVSAVNRAAQRD, from the coding sequence ATGACCGAACAGTCCTCCGTCGCCCGCGCGTTCGTCGACCGCCCCACCCCGATCACCGCCGCCACCGTGCAGCAGAAGCCCTCGGGGATGCCGTTCCAGCGCTACGTACCCTTCGGCACCGTCGACCTGCCGGACCGCACCTGGCCGAGCAAGGTGATCACCCGGGCCCCGCGCTGGCTGTCCACCGACCTGCGCGACGGCAACCAGGCGCTGATCGACCCGATGTCCCCGGCCCGCAAGCGCAAGATGTTCGACCTGCTGGTGAAGATGGGCTACAAGGAGATCGAGGTCGGTTTCCCGTCGTCCGGCGCCACCGACTTCAACTTCGTCCGCTCGCTGATCGACGAGGGCGCGATCCCCGAGGACGTCACCATCTCGGTGCTGACCCAGGCCCGCGAGGACCTGATCGAGCGCACCGTCGAGTCGCTGAAGGGCGCGCCGCGGGCCACCGTCCACCTGTACAACGCGACGTCGCCGCTGTTCCGCCGGGTGGTGTTCCGGGCGAGCCGGGACGAGATCAAGGCCATCGCGGTGGACGGCACCCGCCTGGTGATGGAGTACGCCGAGAAGATCCTGGGCGACGAGACGGTCTTCGGCTACGAGTACTCGCCGGAGATCTTCATCGACACCGAGCTGGACTACGCCCTGGAGGTCTGCGAGGCGGTGATGGACGTCTGGCAGCCCGGTGAGGGCCGCGAGATCATCCTGAACCTGCCGACCACCGTCGAGCGCTCCACCCCGAACGTCTACGCCGACAAGATCGAGTGGATGTCGCGGAACCTGTCGCGCCGCGAGTTCGTCTGCCTGTCCACCCACCCGCACAACGACCGGGGCACCGGCGTCGCCTCGGCCGAGCTGGCCGTGATGGCCGGCGCCGACCGCGTCGAGGGCTGTCTGTTCGGGCAGGGCGAGCGCACCGGCAACCTGGACCTGGTCAACGTCGGGATGAACCTGTTCTCCCAGGGCGTCGACCCGATGATCGACTTCTCCGACATCGACGAGATCCGCCGCACCGCCGAGTACTGCAACCAGATGCCGGTGGCCGAGCGCCATCCCTACGCGGGCGACCTGGTCTTCACCTCCTTCTCCGGCTCGCACCAGGACGCGATCAAGAAGGGCTTCGACGCCCTGGAGGCCGACGCGGCCGCCGCCGGCGTCCCGGTCTCCGAGCACACCTGGGGCGTGCCCTACCTGCCGATCGACCCGAAGGACGTCGGCCGCAGCTACGAGGCGGTCATCCGGGTCAACTCGCAGTCCGGCAAGGGCGGCATCGCCTACGTGCTGAAGAACGACCACAAGCTGGACCTGCCGCGCCGGATGCAGATCGAGTTCTCGCGGATCATCCAGGCCAAGACCGACGCCGAGGGCGGCGAGGTCACCCCCGCCGACATCTGGGCGGTCTTCCAGGACGAGTACCTGCCGACCCCGGCCAACCCGTGGGGCCGGATCTCGCTGCGCGGCTCCCGCAGCCTGACCACCGAGGACGGCCGCGACGTGCTGAGCACCGAGGCGGTCGTGGACGGCGCCCTGGTCACCCTGACCGGCACCGGCAACGGCCCGGTCTCCGCGTTCGTCAGCGCGCTGGCCTCGATCGGCGTGGACGTCCGCGTCCTGGACTACGCCGAGCACGCGCTGAGCGAGGGCGGCGACGCGCAGGCCGCCGCGTACGTCGAGTGCGCCGTCGGCGACAAGGTGCTGTGGGGCGTGGGCGTCGACAGCAACACCGTGCTGGCCTCGCTGAAGGCCCTGGTCAGCGCCGTCAACCGGGCCGCGCAGCGCGACTGA
- the recO gene encoding DNA repair protein RecO — protein MSLFRDDGIVLRTQKLGEADRIITFLTRQHGQVRAVARGVRRTKSKFGARLEPFSHVDIQFFSRGSDLVGRTLPLCTQVETIAPYGARIVDDYARYTAGTAMLETAERFAENEGQPAVQQYLLLVGALRTLAAGTHQSHLVLDAFLLRSLAVNGYGASFTDCARCGLPGPNRFFSLQAGGVLCGDCRVPGSAVPSPETLVLLGALLSGDWQTADGCEPRYWREGSGLVAAYLQWHLERGIRSMRYVEK, from the coding sequence ATGAGTCTCTTCCGCGACGACGGCATCGTGCTGCGCACCCAGAAGCTCGGCGAGGCCGACCGGATCATCACCTTCCTCACCCGCCAGCACGGCCAGGTGCGCGCGGTGGCCCGGGGGGTGCGCCGGACCAAGTCGAAGTTCGGGGCCCGGCTCGAACCCTTCTCGCACGTCGACATCCAGTTCTTCAGCCGCGGCAGCGACCTGGTCGGCCGCACCCTGCCGCTGTGCACCCAGGTGGAGACCATCGCCCCCTACGGCGCCCGGATCGTCGACGACTACGCCCGCTACACGGCGGGCACCGCGATGCTGGAGACCGCCGAGCGCTTCGCCGAGAACGAGGGCCAGCCCGCCGTCCAGCAGTACCTGCTGCTGGTCGGAGCCCTGCGCACGCTGGCCGCCGGCACCCACCAGTCGCACCTGGTGCTGGACGCCTTCCTGCTGCGCTCGCTCGCCGTCAACGGCTACGGCGCGAGCTTCACCGACTGCGCCCGCTGCGGCCTGCCCGGCCCCAACCGCTTCTTCTCGCTCCAGGCCGGCGGCGTGCTGTGCGGCGACTGCCGGGTGCCCGGAAGTGCCGTACCCTCCCCTGAGACACTGGTACTGCTCGGCGCGCTGCTCTCCGGAGACTGGCAGACCGCCGACGGCTGCGAGCCGCGGTACTGGCGCGAGGGCAGCGGGCTGGTGGCCGCCTACCTGCAGTGGCACCTGGAGCGGGGCATCCGCTCGATGAGATACGTGGAGAAGTGA
- the era gene encoding GTPase Era, with product MNAPSSPYRSGFACFVGRPNAGKSTLTNALVGTKVAITSDRPQTTRHTVRGIVHRPDSQLVLVDTPGLHKPRTLLGERLNDLVRSTWAEVDVIGFCVPADQKLGPGDKFIAKELAEIRKTPKVAIVTKTDLVDSKRLAEQLIAVQQLGAELGIEWAEIIPVSAVGDQQVELVGELLAKLMPEGVPLYPDGDLTDEPEQTMVAELIREAALEGVRDELPHSLAVVVEEMIPREGRPADRPLLDIHANVYIERQSQKAIVIGAKGARLKHVGTTARKQIEALLGTPVYLDLHVKVAKDWQRDPKQLRKLGF from the coding sequence ATGAATGCCCCTTCCTCCCCGTACCGCTCCGGGTTCGCGTGTTTCGTCGGCCGTCCCAACGCGGGCAAGTCGACCCTGACCAACGCCCTGGTCGGGACGAAGGTCGCGATCACCTCCGACCGTCCGCAGACCACCCGGCACACCGTGCGCGGCATCGTGCACCGCCCCGACTCCCAGCTCGTACTGGTCGACACCCCCGGGCTGCACAAGCCCCGCACCCTGCTCGGCGAGCGGCTCAACGACCTGGTCCGCAGCACCTGGGCCGAGGTCGACGTGATCGGCTTCTGCGTGCCCGCCGACCAGAAGCTCGGCCCCGGCGACAAGTTCATCGCCAAGGAGCTCGCCGAGATCCGCAAGACGCCGAAGGTCGCGATCGTCACCAAGACCGACCTGGTCGACTCCAAGCGGCTCGCCGAGCAGCTGATCGCCGTCCAGCAGCTGGGTGCCGAACTCGGCATCGAGTGGGCCGAGATCATCCCGGTCTCCGCCGTGGGCGACCAGCAGGTCGAGCTGGTCGGCGAGCTGCTGGCCAAGCTCATGCCCGAGGGCGTGCCGCTGTACCCGGACGGCGACCTCACCGACGAGCCCGAGCAGACCATGGTCGCCGAGCTGATCCGGGAGGCCGCGCTGGAGGGCGTGCGCGACGAACTGCCGCACTCGCTGGCCGTGGTGGTCGAGGAGATGATCCCGCGCGAGGGCCGTCCCGCCGACCGGCCGCTGCTGGACATCCACGCCAACGTGTACATCGAGCGGCAGAGCCAGAAGGCCATCGTGATCGGCGCCAAGGGCGCCCGCCTCAAGCACGTCGGCACCACCGCCCGCAAGCAGATCGAGGCGCTCCTGGGCACCCCGGTCTACCTGGACCTGCACGTCAAGGTGGCCAAGGACTGGCAGCGCGACCCCAAGCAGCTGCGTAAGCTCGGCTTCTGA
- a CDS encoding protealysin inhibitor emfourin: MRIQVTRTGGFAGLLRYAEMNTEERADAPHVHALAREAVAGGLRAPAYGVPDGFHYEITVDGRTVHCADPKLTDSQRELVSLVLREGA; this comes from the coding sequence ATGCGTATCCAGGTCACCCGCACCGGCGGGTTCGCCGGCCTGCTCCGGTATGCCGAGATGAACACCGAGGAGCGCGCGGACGCTCCGCACGTGCACGCCCTGGCCCGCGAAGCGGTGGCCGGCGGGCTGCGCGCGCCCGCGTACGGCGTGCCCGACGGGTTCCACTACGAGATCACCGTCGACGGCCGCACCGTCCACTGCGCCGATCCGAAACTCACCGACTCCCAGCGCGAACTGGTCAGCCTGGTGCTGCGCGAAGGCGCCTGA
- a CDS encoding TerB family tellurite resistance protein — MLGTPVLPLGGVVRSVQCTSCRGRYGVDALDQLTSVRLGAMLRDAQYTIALAALAAGGTAGRGGREAACAVIREAGFDDCGEAQVLAALAALSGHGGGEPIDVDAEGGGLAVELHAALEPLAPHLAVQGRERLLTLGAVIALADGRYLPQERAVLAVVGRCLRLTDQQVGLLLEAATRAPH, encoded by the coding sequence TTGCTCGGGACGCCGGTCCTGCCGCTCGGCGGCGTGGTCCGCAGCGTCCAGTGCACGTCCTGCCGCGGCCGCTACGGGGTCGACGCCCTGGACCAGTTGACCTCGGTCCGGCTCGGCGCGATGCTCCGCGACGCCCAGTACACCATCGCCCTGGCCGCGCTCGCGGCCGGCGGCACCGCTGGGCGCGGCGGGCGCGAGGCGGCCTGCGCGGTGATCAGGGAAGCCGGGTTCGACGACTGCGGCGAGGCCCAGGTGCTGGCCGCGCTGGCCGCGCTCTCCGGGCACGGCGGCGGCGAACCGATCGACGTGGACGCCGAGGGCGGCGGGCTCGCCGTCGAACTGCACGCCGCGCTCGAACCGCTCGCCCCGCACCTCGCCGTGCAGGGCCGCGAACGACTGCTCACCCTCGGCGCGGTGATCGCCCTCGCCGACGGCCGCTACCTCCCGCAGGAGCGGGCCGTGCTCGCCGTGGTCGGCCGCTGCCTGCGCCTCACCGACCAGCAGGTCGGCCTGCTGCTGGAGGCGGCCACCCGCGCCCCGCACTGA